The genomic region AAGAATACCAGGTTTTTCTCCCACGCCAATGTTGACTGCGGTTGGCTCCGGGTTACCGTAGGTTGTAGTGTTTGCCTTGTCAAGCAGTGCAAGAGTTGTTACACCAACTGAACCACATTCGAGTACCAGCGGAACCAGTTCATCGACACCCATGTCATCATCCATTGTGGCAAGGAGTGCTTTTTCCATAAATGCCATTACATCATCATCCTTGTAGCCAAGGACGTTTGCATGGTGAGCGTAAGCTGCCATTCCTTTGAGACCATATATCAAAAGTTCCCTGAGGGAGCGGATGTCCTCGTTCTCAGTGGCAAGAATTCCGGTATTGATATTGGCCAGTGTTGCAGGTGTGACTTTTGCCATTACAGGCAAACCCTCACCGGCATTTGGAGCAGCACCAAGAAGTTTTTCCTTAATCCATCTAGGGAATGATGAGCCGGATTTTTCATTGATTACCTTTTCATCCATAAGCTTCTGCTTGATGCCATCCTTTATTTCAAATCCTTCTTTGATAAGTCTTTCAATATCTGTTTTACAGAAATTAGTGTTTGTAACTGTTGCAAACAATCCGTCAAGGATGAACTCATCGGTCTTTGCATCATTCAGATTGTTTGCCCTTGCCTTTGAATTGTAGAAGGCAATACTCTTCAACAGATAGATTAAATCATCCTGAAGGTCAGCAACTTCTCCTTTTTTTCCACATACACCGTTTTTTGTACAGCCGGTACCATTCATAGTTTCTTCACATTGATAGCAGAACATTTTATTCACCATGCTTCCTTTAATTGGTATCTTTTAGATACCAGTATATTGTGGATACTTGCATATAAGGAGGACAGTTTCCAGTTGGATACTGCATACGAAATATTCTCATTAACTAAAATGAGGTAAAATCCTGAAATTTCAAAACACAGATTCTATGACCGGTAGATGTCACTCCCCCATTCCCATACATTTACCCATATGTAGTTGGATGCCGGACTTTATAAATATATCTAGTATAAAACTCGTATAAATACAACATTGAAAAAAGAAATCAAGCTAACCGGAAAAAATAGGTTAAAATATATCAAAAAAATCAGAGGAGATTATTACTCCTCTTTCCTGCTGTGGAAGACAAATGCAAGTCCTATTATTGCTGCTATTGGAAGAGCAATGGTTGGAAACTCCGGAATTTCATTGTTGTTATTGTTGTTTCCAGACTCCTCCCAGACACAGTTTACCTCGTTGGAAGTGATTACTACTTCCTGATTATCGATGAAACTTGCTTCAATTACATCTGTTCCTGCAGCTGTACCGGTGTATGTAAAACTAACCTGACCATTGGTATCTGTAATTCCAGCATAATCGTAACCTGCATGGGGTCCAGATTTCACGTTAATGTTAACTCTCTTTGATTCAACAGGATTTCCACTGTCATCCTGAACTGTTGCGGTTACTGTGTAGGAATCTCCTACCGTAGCAGTTGCTGATGAAGGACTGAGAAGAATTCCCTCTCCTACTATAGCTGTAGTTGATTTCAGGTTGAAGTATGCAAAGAAAATATTGTCGTCATCGGATGGATTTTCTGTGTATACTGTTATTGTATTATCACCATCGTTCACAAACGGAAGGATGTCGTACAACTCATCATCCTGGCGTGGATCGGAATATGCTGTTGCATCCGGATCTGCTGGATTTTTATTGCTGTCACCAAGACCTCCTACAGTTAGAAGTTCTCCGTCTGATGATTCACCATCATCCTCGCCACCAGCTGCTGATGTAAGCCTCTGCCCATTTACATCAACTATACTGTACTGATCTGAGTCGGATTGGTAACTGAATGAAATACCAAGTCCCATGTCAAAACTCATATCAGGAACGCTTTTGTCAATAGGATCTGCCAGTAGCAGGTTAAATGTATCTCCGTCTGTACTCTGGGCACCGAAAAGGAGAACGATTGTATTATCATCTACCTGATTAGGATCATCAAAAATCACAACAAGTACTGTTCCATCAATATTGAAGGATTTGTCCTCTGTAATTGTGAAATCAATTGTTCCTGCAGGAGCTGCATCAATCTTTTCTTTTACAAGAGAAGTGACATCAGCCCAGTGATTGTAAGTATATTTATGGACGAAGTAGTCCCAATTAACATTCTGACCATCTATTTTTACCTGACCATCTGCTATTGGAACCGCAGACCAGAGAGAAGCTCCAGCCATATATGCTGCTTTTACAGTTGCACCTTCTGGTTTGTCAACCTGGATAATTCCAGTACCTGTTGTTCCAAGTCCATCTACTGAAAGGCTGATCTTTCCAGTCTCTGTAACTACAGGTGAAAGACTTGTAGAAGAAGCAATTGTTGGAGTAGGGCCTGCGCTTGCAGTTCTAACCGCTGCTGACGGAGCAGCAGTTCCTGGCTCTGTTGCTGCACTGACTGGCATAGCGAAAACTGCTGAAATCACAGCAACACAGACCAGTGTAGCCACTATATTTTTAAAAAGGGTTGTTTTTATCATATTTACCACCCTCACTTTGTACTTTTCAGTAAGCAAGCAAGTGAGGCGTGCATATAAGAAAGAATCATATTTAAATGTAATTTATATAGTAATTAAAAAATAGTGGCTAATGACCCTATTTATTTTGAAATATACCGGGCAAATTTGAAAAATGTGATGTTTCTAAAAATGAGAATTGCCAGTTTTCACCGTATCCTTTCAAACAGCGGCAACTCATCAGGATGATAACCTTCCCTTAAGGAATAATTCTTATATTTACCACTGATTTCAACTTCAAGACAGTCGATTTCCTCAAGTGTCCTGATATGGGAACTTACAGCACCTTTGGAAAGACCAAGCTTCTCACAAAGCTCCATATTGGTTATTCCCGGATTTTCATATATCACGCTGCACACTTTCTTGCAGGTTGCCCCCGGCAGATGAGGTTCGATACGTTTGTGATTCTTATTCCATAGTGCGCTCTCATTTCTGAAAAGGCTCACATAGTTCCCGTTTCTGAACATGAGAATCTTGCCCGCATCCTTTAAATTACTAACATGATACCGCACAGTTCCACGTTTGATACCAAGATCAGTCCCTATCGCGTTGACTGTACTTCCTGGATTTTTTTCAATAAAACTAAGTATTCTCTGGCGATTTTCATTATTGGGATCTTTTTTAGCCCATGCTGTGAGAATGGCAACGAGTTTCCAGCCGAGGCCGAGGATGATAAAGAAAATAGCTACAAATTTCAATTTAAAAGGCAAATCTAAAAAGCTATATGTACCTTGAACCCCCGTTAAATCTGATTGAATATCATATGTTGAATTGTGATGTTCTGCAAAGGGGATTGCAGAAGAAGGGGCAACTAGAATAAAAAAAAGAAGAAAAGTTATGTATGATAATAATTTATACATAATTTCTCTATGATGTTTATATAGAATAATCTTCTGTTCCACTCACAGAATAACCATATACACAGATAGACCATGTCCCCTGTTCTATTCCAGAATAATCAACTATGTCTATATTGATACGACCATTTATTTTGCCATCTGCTGAATCATAATAATATCCTACTAAATTATTACTTGGGTCATATACATAGAGTTTTAAAGAATCAGTTTTATCGCCCCAATTGAGATCGATATTAAATCTGGTAACACTTGTTGTAATTGGTTTGTAGTGCCAGTTACTATCACCTTGCGTAATAGTGTATCCTAAAGACAATATTCCAATATCGCCGTTAGAACCTGATGATACCGCTTCGATTGCTGTTTCTGATGAGCTTGCACTTGCGACGGAAACGCAGAGCAAGAATACTAGAAATGCTATTGCTATTCTTTTCATGTTTGTACTCCTACTAGCTTTCACTAGTTATTCAAAAAGATGAAAAAAACTAGTATATAACTTTTCTAGCCATCGTTTAAACTAAAAAAAAGTAATCATAAGGAGTAATTTTATTGTGGAGTCTGATATGGCACATGTGGAATGAGGGAGTGAGAGGACATAAAAATGTCCTCCGCACTTCCCTCAATTTCCGTGCAGGTTTGTGCTGGTTGGGTACAAACAATTCCTAAAAGTCAAAATGATAATAAAACCATTATGGCCATCGTTTAAACTGAAACCCCCTGAATAATCATAATCCACCGATAAGTTTGAAATAATCTGGTTTTAGAATTTGCTGTTTTGAATATAAGTTTCACAAATTAAGCTAACTGCACATTAATAATTTAATAATCAAGTAAAAAGGGCAACTGGAAGGGAAGAGGATATCATTCATCCCCAGTTCCCAGTTGTTTCCCGCACATATGCGCAGGAAGGTAAAACGTTTTCTAATAGGCATATTTATAATATAACCATTATGGCCATTGGTCAAACTGACTTATATAGTCCTGCCAGTTTTCGATTACTAAGTTAATTATTGAATATCCTTACCCTTATTGCCTAATATTGTTATAGTGAAGAACATGCAAAACTATATCTTTATCTGAGTCATCATTTCCTGCAATAGGGAGCCAACAATATGCGAATCGGAGTTTATATCTGCCATTGCGGACTGAATATCGCACATACTATCAACGTCAAGTCACTAAGAGACAAAGTCAGCGAACTAAATGACGTTGCTCTGGTCAAGGACATACAATTCATGTGTTCCGATTCGGGACAGGACTCCATAGTCCAGGACATAACTGACCTTGATCTTAATCACATACTTGTTGCAGCCTGTTCTCCTCATCTGCATGAGCAGACCTTCAAAAGGGTACTTGAAAAAGCAGGTCTTAATCCTTTCATGCTGGAAATGGTCAACATCCGTGAGCAATGCTCATGGGTCCACATGGACAATCCACAGATGGCAACCCAGAAAGCCTTCGATCTCATCAGAATGGGAATTGCCAGGCTCAAACTGCTTGACCCTCTGCAGCTCAAAAAAGTTCCCGCAAAAAAAGACGTAATGGTAATCGGTGGCGGTGTTGCTGGAATTGAAGCCGCCCTCACACTGGCGAATTCGGGACATCATGTAATAATGGTCGAAAAAGAACCTACCATCGGTGGAAAGATGGCACTTCTCAATGAGGTTTTCCCGACCAACGACTGTTCTATCTGTGTTCTGGCTCCAAAGATGACGGATGTGAACCAGCATCCGAACATTGACCTCATAACACTTGCAGAAGTAACTGATGTAAGCGGACCTGTTGGAAATTTCAATGTAACAGTAACCAGACAGCCAAGATATGTTGACGAAGACAAATGCAAAGGCTGTGTGGATGAATGTGGACGAGTATGTCCTGTAGAAGTTCCTAACCGATTCGATTCAGGACTTGGAAAAACCAAAGCTATCAACATGCCAATTCCACAGGCGGTTCCTCAGGTAGTCTACATTGATAATGAATACTGTGTGGGATGTGGACTCTGCAAACTTGCCTGCCCGGCTGATGCGATTCATTATCACCAGAAAGAGGAAAAAATCGAATTTACAGTGGGAGCAATCATACTTTCAACCGGCTACAGTCACTTCGATGCAAGCAGAAAACCGGAATATGGTTACGGGATCTATCCAGATGTAATCACAAATATGGAACTGGAACGCCTGCTCAACGCTGCCGGCCCAACAAAAGGCAGAGTTCTTTCACCTTCAACACTCAAGGTTCCTGAAAAAGTGTCCTTCATCCAGTGTGTCGGTTCAAGGGATGAACAGGTAGGAAATCCATACTGTTCAAGGGTATGCTGCATGTCCAGCATGAAAAATGCCCAACTTCTCAAGGAAAGATACCCTGATGTTGATATTACAATTCATTATATCGATGTCCGTGCATCCGGTGAGATGTACGAGGAATACTATATACGCAGCCAGGAAATGGGAATCAATTTTGTCCGTGGAAAAGTAGGAGAAATTCTTCAGGATTTTGACGGAAAACTGAAACTACGTTATGAGGACACATTGAGCAGTGAACTATTCGAAGAAACAACAGACCTTGTTGTCCTTGCAACCGGAATGGAGAACGTAAAAGATGCTGATAAGATATCAAGAGTTCTGAATCTTACAAGACGTACAGACCGTTTCTTCTCTATTGCTCATCCGAAGATGAGACCGGTAGATTCCCACGTAAAAGGAATATACATAGCTGGATGCGCATCCGGTCCTAAAGAAATACAGGTATCTATAGCTCAGGGAAGCGGAGCAGCAGCCAAAGCAATGCAATTGCTTTCAAAGGGTGAGCTTGAAATGGACCCACTCAGTGCCCATGTGAATCCTGATAAATGCATTGGATGTGGAATCTGTGCTGACACCTGCAAGTTTAATAAAATAACTATGGTCGACCGCAAAGCAGTTGTTGACGAACTCTCATGTATGGGATGCGGAGCCTGTAGTGCAGCATGTCCTGCTGACGCAATATGGATGCGTAACAGCACTGATGCACAGATAGTAGCCCAGATACATGCTGCAACAGAAGTCAAATCCGAATCACCGCTTATCGTTGCTTTCCTCTGCAACTGGTGCAGTTACACCTGTGCAGACCTTGCAGGCACTTCAAGAATACAATACCCGACCAATATCCGTGTTATCCGTGTCATGTGTGCAGGACGTGTTGATCCATCCTTCGTTCTTGAAGCACTGGAAAGAGGTGCAGACGGAGTACTTGTAGCTGGCTGCCGTCTTGGGGAATGTCACTATATTTTTGCTAATTATAATGCAAAACAAAGGATGGAAGCTTTAAAAGAAGTCCTTGGAGATGTTGGAATTGACCCCGGACGTCTCAGTGTTGAATGGATATCAGCTTCTGAAGGTGAAAGATTTGCAAATTCCATAGAAGGCTTTGTTGATTACCTGAAGAAGATCGGTCCAATAGGTTCAGAACTTAAGGAGGCTGAACAATGACCGAAGAGTGCAGGGAGAATTCACTCTGTGTTGAGAAAGACATGGATATGGATGGCTCACATTTCATCTACCGCCAGATAAGCAGCAAATCCATAAAGTTCCTTGATTATGATTACAAACGATGCGTTGGATGTGGACTCTGTGTAGATATCTGCCCGACCACAGCTCTGGAACTCGGACCCATGCAGGAAATATCCACGGGTCTGGATGCACCACCT from Methanolobus tindarius DSM 2278 harbors:
- a CDS encoding Ig-like domain-containing protein, encoding MIKTTLFKNIVATLVCVAVISAVFAMPVSAATEPGTAAPSAAVRTASAGPTPTIASSTSLSPVVTETGKISLSVDGLGTTGTGIIQVDKPEGATVKAAYMAGASLWSAVPIADGQVKIDGQNVNWDYFVHKYTYNHWADVTSLVKEKIDAAPAGTIDFTITEDKSFNIDGTVLVVIFDDPNQVDDNTIVLLFGAQSTDGDTFNLLLADPIDKSVPDMSFDMGLGISFSYQSDSDQYSIVDVNGQRLTSAAGGEDDGESSDGELLTVGGLGDSNKNPADPDATAYSDPRQDDELYDILPFVNDGDNTITVYTENPSDDDNIFFAYFNLKSTTAIVGEGILLSPSSATATVGDSYTVTATVQDDSGNPVESKRVNINVKSGPHAGYDYAGITDTNGQVSFTYTGTAAGTDVIEASFIDNQEVVITSNEVNCVWEESGNNNNNNEIPEFPTIALPIAAIIGLAFVFHSRKEE
- a CDS encoding winged helix-turn-helix transcriptional regulator; the encoded protein is MKFVAIFFIILGLGWKLVAILTAWAKKDPNNENRQRILSFIEKNPGSTVNAIGTDLGIKRGTVRYHVSNLKDAGKILMFRNGNYVSLFRNESALWNKNHKRIEPHLPGATCKKVCSVIYENPGITNMELCEKLGLSKGAVSSHIRTLEEIDCLEVEISGKYKNYSLREGYHPDELPLFERIR
- the hdrA2 gene encoding CoB-CoM heterodisulfide reductase HdrA2, which encodes MRIGVYICHCGLNIAHTINVKSLRDKVSELNDVALVKDIQFMCSDSGQDSIVQDITDLDLNHILVAACSPHLHEQTFKRVLEKAGLNPFMLEMVNIREQCSWVHMDNPQMATQKAFDLIRMGIARLKLLDPLQLKKVPAKKDVMVIGGGVAGIEAALTLANSGHHVIMVEKEPTIGGKMALLNEVFPTNDCSICVLAPKMTDVNQHPNIDLITLAEVTDVSGPVGNFNVTVTRQPRYVDEDKCKGCVDECGRVCPVEVPNRFDSGLGKTKAINMPIPQAVPQVVYIDNEYCVGCGLCKLACPADAIHYHQKEEKIEFTVGAIILSTGYSHFDASRKPEYGYGIYPDVITNMELERLLNAAGPTKGRVLSPSTLKVPEKVSFIQCVGSRDEQVGNPYCSRVCCMSSMKNAQLLKERYPDVDITIHYIDVRASGEMYEEYYIRSQEMGINFVRGKVGEILQDFDGKLKLRYEDTLSSELFEETTDLVVLATGMENVKDADKISRVLNLTRRTDRFFSIAHPKMRPVDSHVKGIYIAGCASGPKEIQVSIAQGSGAAAKAMQLLSKGELEMDPLSAHVNPDKCIGCGICADTCKFNKITMVDRKAVVDELSCMGCGACSAACPADAIWMRNSTDAQIVAQIHAATEVKSESPLIVAFLCNWCSYTCADLAGTSRIQYPTNIRVIRVMCAGRVDPSFVLEALERGADGVLVAGCRLGECHYIFANYNAKQRMEALKEVLGDVGIDPGRLSVEWISASEGERFANSIEGFVDYLKKIGPIGSELKEAEQ